The following DNA comes from Microbacterium wangchenii.
ACCTGCTCGCCCGGGACCAGCTCGTGGGCGCCATGAGCGAGCGCACGCGACGACTCGTGTACGGGCGCTGCATCGGGCGCACCCAGCGCGCGCTCGCCGAAGCGGAGGGGATCACGCAGTCCGCCGTGTCCCAGGCGCTCGCCGGAGCCGGGGCCGGGGCGATCCTCGAGGGCTTCGCGATCCTCACCGACGGGAGCAGGCCATGATCGTCGCCGGGCTCGTCCTGCTCGCCATCGGGGGCGTCGACCTGCTCCGGCAGTTCCTCCCCGGCCGGCGGCGGGTGATCGCGTACGTCATCGCCGCCGTCGTGCTGCTCGTGGGTGCCTCGGCGGTGGACGCCGTCCCCGCCGCGATCGGAGCAGCCCTCGCCGCGGCGTTGTGGGTCGCACTCGTCGCGCCGGACGGCGCCCGCCGGTCCGGCATGTGGGCGGCGGCCGTCCTCGCCGTCGTGTGCGCCGGCGCGGTGCTCGCGCTCGGCCCGCGCGGGCAGGCCGGACCGCTCGGGGAGGCGTGGCAACCGGTGGCGCCCTTCGGCCCGGTCTCGGTGGACACGATCGTCGCGGTGGCCGGTGCGACGCTGTTCCTTCTGGAGTCGGGCAACATCATCGTGCGCTCGGCGCTCCGGCAGGAGGCGGTGGTCGTGCCCACCGGCTCGGGCCTGAAGGGCGGTCGGCTCATCGGGCCGCTCGAACGCGTGCTCGTCTTCGCCCTGACCCTTGCCGGCGCGTACACGCTGTTGGCCGCCGTCCTCGCCGCGAAGGGGATCGTGCGCTTCCCCGAGATCTCCCGCGACGGCGAGTCCGGCGACCGGGCGGAGTACTTCCTGGTCGGGAGCCTCGCGAGCTGGGCGTGCGCGCTCGCCGCGGCGGCGCTCGTGTGGTGGGGCGCCGCCCCGCTGATAACCTGAAGCGCGTGCCCAGCTCCTCCACCGACAGCGCCGTGAGCGCGCTCGCTCCCGCCAACGACCCGACGTTCCACAACGTGTGGGACGAACTGGTGTGGCGCGGTCTCGTGCACGTGTCCACGGATGCCGAGTCGCTGCGCGATCTGCTGGGTGGACCCCCGATCGTCTTCTACTGCGGCTTCGATCCGACCGCCCCGAGCCTGCACCTGGGCAACCTCGTCCAGCTGCTCACGATGCGGCGCCTGCAGCTCGCCGGGCACCGCCCGCTCGGCCTCGTCGGGGGCTCGACCGGTCTGATCGGCGACCCGCGCCCCTCCGCGGAGCGCACGCTGAACACGAAGGAGACCGTCTCGGAGTGGGTCGGGTCGCTGCGGACCCAGGTCGAGCGGTTCCTCAGCTTCGAGGGGGACAGTGCCGCGCGCATCGTCAACAACCTCGACTGGACCGCGCCGATGAGCGCGATCGACTTCCTGCGCGAGATCGGCAAGCACTACCGCGTCGGCACGATGCTGAAGAAGGACGCCGTCGCGGCGCGGCTGAACTCCGAGGCCGGCATCAGCTACACCGAGTTCAGCTACCAGATCCTGCAGGGCCTGGACTACCTCGAGCTCTTCCGCGCCTACGGCTGCGTGCTGCAGACCGGCGGCAGCGATCAGTGGGGAAACCTCACCAGCGGGGTCGACCTGATCCACCGGGTCGAGGGCGCCTCCGTTCATGCCCTCGGCACGCCGCTCATGACGAACGCGGACGGATCGAAGTTCGGCAAGAGCGAGGGCAACGCGATCTGGCTGGATCCGCAGATGTGCAGCCCGTACGCGTTCTACCAGTTCTGGCTCAACACCCTCGACGCCGACGTCATCACGCGACTGAAGGTCTTCACGTTCCTCACGCAAGAGGAGATCGCCGAGTACGAGCGGCTCGTCCAGGACGAACCCTTCCGCCGGGCCGCGCAGCGGCGCCTCGCGAGGGAGGTCACCGTCTTCGTCCACGGCGAGCACGCGGCAGCGGCCGTTGCCGCGGCATCCGACGCCCTCTTCGGGCAGGGCGATCTCGCGACTCTGGATGCCGCCACGCTCCGCAGCGCGCTGGAGGAGCTGCCGCACGCACGCGTGGCGCGGGGGACAACCGTCGTGGAAGCGCTGCAGGCCACGGGCCTGGTCGCCAGCGCCAGTGAGGCGCGACGCGCGATCGGACAGGGCGGCGTGTCGCTGGACGGTGCGCGGGTCACGGCCGAGGACGCGGTCGTGGCGGGGACCCTCCCCGGGGGCGTGTCGGTGCTGCGACGGGGCAAGAAGACCCTCGCCGGCGTGTTCCTGGACTGACCCCGCCCGATGCCACTCACGCCCAGCCACGCCGTCGTGGCGCTGGCGTTCGTGCGCACCCCGCTGGTTCCCGCTGCGGTCGCCGTCGGGGCGATGACTCCCGACCTGCCCCTGTTCGTCCGGGTCGGAGTCCCCGGCTACGGAGTGACCCACGATCTCACGTGGCTGCCGGGAACCGTCGCGCTCGCCCTCGTCCTGCTGCTGATCTGGCGGATGCTGCTGCGCCCTGCGGTGCAGGAGCTGACCCCGCGCCCGATCGCCGCACGGCTGCCGCGGAGCTGGGACGGCTCGGCGGCGTCCGGTCTGCGGGAGACCCTGGGCCTCGGCGCGCGCGGCGTGTCGTGGCCGGCGCTCGGGCTCGTCGTGCTCTCGCTCGCGCTCGGCGTCCTCACCCACGTCGGGTGGGACCTGTTCACGCATGCCGGCCGCGGGGGAGTGGACCTCCTGCCCATCCTGGCCGAACGGTGGGGGCCGCTTCCCGGGTACACCTGGCTGCAGCACGGTTCCAGCATCCTGGGCCTGGGGATCCTCGCGGTGTGGTCGCTCGTGTGGATGTCGCGCCGGCGGCCGGAGCCGGTCGAGCGCATCCTGCCCGCGGTGGTGCGCATGGGGTGGTGGGTGTCGCTGCCGGCCGTGCTGATCGGCACGTGGCTCGTCGCGCTGGCGGCGCTGGGGCCCCTGGATGCCGACTTCACGGCCGCGCACCTGGCGTACCGCGTGCTTCCGCCCGCGTGTGCGGTGTGGGGCCTGGCCACCGCCGCCCTCTGCGCCGTTGTCATCGGCCTGCGCCGCGCCGCGCACCCGCGCTGACCCGTGGCGCACGCGGCGGCGAGGTCCCGCGGAAACACGCGCGACACGCCAGGGATGCACGCGATTTGCCGAGTCCGTGGATCCCGCGTAATGTCTTACTTGTTCGCCCCACAGGGGAGAGCGGAGAGGCCGGAAGGCCCCGCTTCCTCTCAAGCGGAGAACCACCCCCAAAACCTCGCACTCACTTGAGTGTGACGACCTTCGGGTCTAGGATTGGGGTTCCCCCCACCGCGAGGCTCGCCATCGAGGTTTCGGTTCCGTTCGGAACGCACGAAGCGTCGGCGACGGCCTGTTGGTGTGGGGGTAAGATAGAGCAGTTGCCCTGCGGGCGAGGCTGGAAGGCTGAGTAGCAGGAGCATCCGATCCTTGAGAACTCAACAGCGTGCACTTGTCAAATGCCAAAAAACCTCGCGGTCAGCTTTGCTGGCCGGTGAGATTCTTTTGAGATTAAACGGATATGTCAGTAATGGCATCCGATCGTCAGATCAAGCTCGCTCGGGTTGACCTATTCCGGTCTTCTCGCAGCAAAATTCTTTTACGGAGAGTTTGATCCTGGCTCAGGATGAACGCTGGCGGCGTGCTTAACACATGCAAGTCGAACGGTGAAGGAGAGCTTGCTCTCTGGATCAGTGGCGAACGGGTGAGTAACACGTGAGCAACCTGCCCCGGACTCTGGGATAACAGTTGGAAACAGCTGCTAATACCGGATACGAGCTGCGATCGCATGGTCAGCAGCTGGAAAGATTTTTCGGTCTGGGATGGGCTCGCGGCCTATCAGCTAGTTGGTGAGGTAATGGCTCACCAAGGCGTCGACGGGTAGCCGGCCTGAGAGGGTGACCGGCCACACTGGGACTGAGACACGGCCCAGACTCCTACGGGAGGCAGCAGTGGGGAATATTGCACAATGGGCGAAAGCCTGATGCAGCAACGCCGCGTGAGGGATGACGGCCTTCGGGTTGTAAACCTCTTTTAGCAGGGAAGAAGCGAAAGTGACGGTACCTGCAGAAAAAGCGCCGGCTAACTACGTGCCAGCAGCCGCGGTAATACGTAGGGCGCAAGCGTTATCCGGAATTATTGGGCGTAAAGAGCTCGTAGGCGGTTTGTCGCGTCTGCTGTGAAAACCCGAGGCTCAACCTCGGGCCTGCAGTGGGTACGGGCAGACTAGAGTGCGGTAGGGGAGATTGGAATTCCTGGTGTAGCGGTGGAATGCGCAGATATCAGGAGGAACACCGATGGCGAAGGCAGATCTCTGGGCCGTAACTGACGCTGAGGAGCGAAAGGGTGGGGAGCAAACAGGCTTAGATACCCTGGTAGTCCACCCCGTAAACGTTGGGAACTAGTTGTGGGGGCCATTCCACGGTCTCCGTGACGCAGCTAACGCATTAAGTTCCCCGCCTGGGGAGTACGGCCGCAAGGCTAAAACTCAAAGGAATTGACGGGGACCCGCACAAGCGGCGGAGCATGCGGATTAATTCGATGCAACGCGAAGAACCTTACCAAGGCTTGACATATACGAGAACGCCGTAGAAATACGGAACTCTTTGGACACTCGTAAACAGGTGGTGCATGGTTGTCGTCAGCTCGTGTCGTGAGATGTTGGGTTAAGTCCCGCAACGAGCGCAACCCTCGTTCTATGTTGCCAGCACGTAATGGTGGGAACTCATGGGATACTGCCGGGGTCAACTCGGAGGAAGGTGGGGATGACGTCAAATCATCATGCCCCTTATGTCTTGGGCTTCACGCATGCTACAATGGCCGGTACAAAGGGCTGCAATACCGTAAGGTGGAGCGAATCCCAAAAAGCCGGTCCCAGTTCGGATTGAGGTCTGCAACTCGACCTCATGAAGTCGGAGTCGCTAGTAATCGCAGATCAGCAACGCTGCGGTGAATACGTTCCCGGGTCTTGTACACACCGCCCGTCAAGTCATGAAAGTCGGTAACACCTGAAGCCGGTGGCCCAACCCTTGTGGAGGGAGCTGTCGAAGGTGGGATCGGTAATTAGGACTAAGTCGTAACAAGGTAGCCGTACCGGAAGGTGCGGCTGGATCACCTCCTTTCTAAGGAGCATCTGGCACTCTTCGGGGTGTCCAGGCGCCAGATCAGAACGAATGTTTCTGCTGGTAGCTCATGGGTGGAACATTTGAGAAGGTGCCGATCGGGTCTCCCGGTTCTGAGTACGTCACTTCGGTGGCTGGAAAGGAGCCTGGTGGTCTGCCGGCACATGCACGCTGTTGGGTCCTGAGGGACCGGGTGCGACCCTTTCGGGGGTCGTGGCTGAACCTCTGGACCTTTTTCTGTTGCCGCGGTTGCGGTGGCGGGGGAGGGTACCGCCCGTACTTTGAGAACTACACAGTGGACGCGAGCATCTTTGAACTGACTTCGGTCAGTTCTCATAGATGATCTTAAAGATCATTAGTCAATTTCGAGCCGGACTTTGTCCGGACCGATTCTTGATAAAACTCATGTGATTTCAAGTCTTTAAGAGCAAACGGTGGATGCCTTGGCATCTGGAGCCGAAGAAGGACGTAGCAATCTGCGATAAGCCTCGGGGAGTGGATAAGCACACTTCGATCCGAGGATTTCCGAATGGGGAAACCCCGCTGGGCGGCGTGCCGACCCAGTGACTCCCGCCTGAATATATAGGGCGGGTAGAGGGAACGTGGGGAAGTGAAACATCTCAGTACCCACAGGAAGAGAAAGCAACCGCGATTCCGTTAGTAGTGGCGAGCGAAACCGGAACAGGCTAAACCGAGTACGTGTGATATCCGGCAGGAGTTGCGTATTCGGGGTTGTGGGACTTTTCAGACAGTTCTGCCGATCTGTCGGCGTTACAAGAAGGTATAGACGAACGGTCTTGAAAGGCCGGTCATAGAGGGTGCGAACCCCGTAGTCGAAATGCCTCTCTTGACGCGAAGAGTATCCCAAGTAGCACGGGGCCCGAGAAATCCCGTGTGAATCTGTCAGGACCACCTGATAAGCCTAAATACTCCCAGATGACCGATAGCGGACAAGTACCGTGAGGGAAAGGTGAAAAGTACCCCGGGAGGGGAGTGAAATAGTACCTGAAACCGTTTGCTTACAAACCGTTGGAGCAGCCTTAGCAGCTGTGACAGCGTGCCTTTTGAAGAATGAGCCTGCGAGTTAGCGATACGTGGCGAGGTTAACCCGAGTGGGGTAGCCGTAGCGAAAGCGAGTCTGAATAGGGCGATTCAGTCGCGTGTCCTAGACCCGAAGCGAAGTGATCTATCCATGGCCAGGTTGAAGCGACGGTAAGACGTCGTGGAGGACCGAACCCACTTAGGTTGAAAACTGAGGGGATGAGCTGTGGATAGGGGTGAAAGGCCAATCAAACTTCGTGATAGCTGGTTCTCTCCGAAATGCATTTAGGTGCAGCGTTGCGTGTTTCTTGCCGGAGGTAGAGCTACTGGATGGCCGATGGGCCCCAAAAGGTTACTGACGTCAGCCAAACTCCGAATGCCGGTAAGTGAGAGCGCAGCAGTGAGACTGTGGGGGATAAGCTTCATAGTCGAGAGGGAAACAACCCAGACCACCAACTAAGGTCCCTAAGCGCGTGCTAAGTGGGAAAGGATGTGGAGTTGCTTAGACAACCAGGAGGTTGGCTTAGAAGCAGCCACCCTTGAAAGAGTGCGTAATAGCTCACTGGTCAAGTGATTCCGCGCCGACAATGTAACGGGGCTCAAGCACGCCACCGAAGTTGTGGCATTGACATTATTGGTAGGCCTTCGTGGTCCAGCCGTGTTGATGGGTAGGAGAGCGTCGTGTGGCCAGCGAAGCGGCGGTGTGAACCAGCCGTGGAGGCCACACGAGTGAGAATGCAGGCATGAGTAGCGAAAGACATGTGAGAAACATGTCCTCCGAAAGACCAAGGGTTCCAGGGTCAAGCTAATCTTCCCTGGGTAAGTCGGGACCTAAGGCGAGGCCGACAGGCGTAGTCGATGGACAACGGGTTGATATTCCCGTACCGGCGAAGAACCGCCCAAGCTAATCCAGTGGTGCTAAGAGTCCTAACCAGGAATGGATGGATCCCTTCGGGGTGAAGCCGTCTTGGCGAACGCTCGACCCCATGCTGGTGCGGTTAGCGTATTAACAGGTGTGACGCAGGAAGGTAGCCCAAGCCAGGCGATGGTTGTCCTGGTGCAAGTGCGTAGGCCGAACGGTAGGCAAATCCGCCGTTCATACAGGCTGAGACACGATGCGGATGAAAAGTGGGTGATCCTATGCTGCCAAGAAAAGCATCGACGCGAGGTTCTAGCTGCCCGTACCCCAAACCGACTCAGGTGGTCAGGTAGAGAATACCAAGGAGATCGAGAGAATCGTGGTTAAGGAACTCGGCAAAATGCCCCCGTAACTTCGGGAGAAGGGGGGCCTTCGGCGTATTAGGACTTGCTCCGAAAGCGTTTGGAGGCCGCAGAGACTAGTGGGTAGCGACTGTTTACTAAAAACACAGGTCCGTGCCAAGTCGCAAGACGATGTATACGGACTGACGCCTGCCCGGTGCTGGAAGGTTAAGAGGACCGGTTAGCCGCAAGGCGAAGCTGAGAATTTAAGCCCCAGTAAACGGCGGTGGTAACTATAACCATCCTAAGGTAGCGAAATTCCTTGTCGGGTAAGTTCCGACCTGCACGAATGGCGTAACGACTTCCCAACTGTCTCAACCGCGAACTCGGCGAAATTGCATTACGAGTAAAGATGCTCGTTACGCGCAGCAGGACGGAAAGACCCCGTGACCTTTACTACAGCTTGGTATTGGTGTTCGGTGTGGCTTGTGTAGGATAGGTGGGAGACTGTGAAGCATGGACGCCAGTTCATGTGGAGTCATTGTTGAAATACCACTCTGGTCACTCTGGATATCTAACTTAGAACCGTAATCCGGTTCAGGGACAGTGCCTGGTGGGTAGTTTAACTGGGGCGGTTGCCTCCCAAAAAGTAACGGAGGCGCCCAAAGGTTCCCTCAACCTGGTTGGCAATCAGGTGGCGAGTGTAAGTGCACAAGGGAGCTTGACTGTGAGACTGACAGGTCGAGCAGGGACGAAAGTCGGGACTAGTGATCCGGCAGTGGCTTGTGGAAGCGCTGTCGCTCAACGGATAAAAGGTACCTCGGGGATAACAGGCTGATCTTGCCCAAGAGTCCATATCGACGGCATGGTTTGGCACCTCGATGTCGGCTCGTCGCATCCTGGGGCTGGAGTAGGTCCCAAGGGTTGGGCTGTTCGCCCATTAAAGCGGTACGCGAGCTGGGTTTAGAACGTCGTGAGACAGTTCGGTCCCTATCCGCTGCGCGCGTAGGAAGTTTGAGAGGATCTGACCCTAGTACGAGAGGACCGGGTTGGACGAACCTCTGGTGTGTCAGTTGTTCCGCCAGGAGCACCGCTGATTAGCTACGTTCGGGATGGATAACCGCTGAAAGCATCTAAGCGGGAAGCCGGCCTCAAGATGAGACTTCCATGCCTTCGGGCGAGAGGCTCCCAGCCAGACTACTGGGTTGATAGGCCGGATGTGGAAGCGTGGCAACACGTGAAGCTGACCGGTACTAATAAGCCGATGACTTGATAACACACCGTTTTTGGTGCTTGCGTCCACTGAGTGGTTCCCGATGTACGGTCGGGAACAAAACACAACATAGACATACGTTTGTGTACGACTGAAACATCAATAGTGTTTCGGCGGCCATAGCGTGAGGGAAACGCCCGGTTACATTCCGAACCCGGAAGCTAAGCCTCACAGCGCCGATGGTACTGCAGGGGGGACCCTGTGGGAGAGTAGGACACCGCCGGACTTCTTCCGAGAAATGGCCACCCAACGCTGGGTGGCCATTTCGCGTTTACAGACCTTTTTCGGGTGACGAGTAGGAGTGACCAGTGGCGACGGACGATCGCGACGAACGCGACGATCGCAAAGCGCGCGACGCGCGTGGCCGCGGCGACGACCGAGGATCCCAGGGCCGTTCGCGCCCGCGTCAGGATGGTCCGCGCTCGTCGGATCGCACCGGTGGCGAGCGACGCCCCCGCCCGTCGGGCGAGCGGCCGAATCGTGCGTCCGGCGATCGTCCGTATCGCCCCTCGGGGGAGCGGCCGAATCGTGCTTCCGGTGATCGTCCGTTCCGCCCCGCCGGGGAGCGGCCGAATCGCGGGTCCGGTGATCGTCCGTTCCGCCCCGCCGGGGAGCGGCCCAACCGCGGCTCGAGTGATCGTCCGTTCCGCCCCTCGGGCGAGGGCGACCGGCGGCGCGACTTCGGTGCCAGCCGCACACCCGCACCGCGCCGCGGCGAAGCACCGCGCCGCGGTGACGACCGGCGGCCGCCCCGGCCGATCCCGACCAGTGACGACCGTCGCGCGCGCGTGGCCGAGCCGCCGCTGCCCGAGGAGATCACGGCGCGCGATCTGGCGGCGCCGGCCCGCAACGAGCTGAAGACGCTGAGCAAGGAGAACGCCGAGCACGTCGCCCGCCACCTCGCGATGGCCGCCCGGCTCATCGACGAGGACCCGGCGCTGGCCCACCAGCACGCCCTCGCCGCCACCCGTCGCGCCGGTCGCGTCGCGGTGGTGCGGGAGACCGCGGCCATCACCGCGTACGCGGTCGGTGACTTCGCCCTGGCGCTCCGGGAACTGCGCACCTACCGCCGCATCTCCGGTCGCGATGACCAGCTGCCGCTGATCGTCGACAGCGAACGGGGAGTGGGGCGCCCGGATCGCGCCCTCGAGGTCGGCCGCTCGGTCGACCGCTCGACCCTGCCGGTGCCGGTGCGCGTGCAGCTGGCGATCGCGATGTCGGGCGCGCGCCTGGACCTCGGGCAGCCCGACCAGGCGCTGCGCGAACTCGACATCCCCGAACTCGATC
Coding sequences within:
- the tyrS gene encoding tyrosine--tRNA ligase yields the protein MPSSSTDSAVSALAPANDPTFHNVWDELVWRGLVHVSTDAESLRDLLGGPPIVFYCGFDPTAPSLHLGNLVQLLTMRRLQLAGHRPLGLVGGSTGLIGDPRPSAERTLNTKETVSEWVGSLRTQVERFLSFEGDSAARIVNNLDWTAPMSAIDFLREIGKHYRVGTMLKKDAVAARLNSEAGISYTEFSYQILQGLDYLELFRAYGCVLQTGGSDQWGNLTSGVDLIHRVEGASVHALGTPLMTNADGSKFGKSEGNAIWLDPQMCSPYAFYQFWLNTLDADVITRLKVFTFLTQEEIAEYERLVQDEPFRRAAQRRLAREVTVFVHGEHAAAAVAAASDALFGQGDLATLDAATLRSALEELPHARVARGTTVVEALQATGLVASASEARRAIGQGGVSLDGARVTAEDAVVAGTLPGGVSVLRRGKKTLAGVFLD
- a CDS encoding DUF4184 family protein, encoding MPLTPSHAVVALAFVRTPLVPAAVAVGAMTPDLPLFVRVGVPGYGVTHDLTWLPGTVALALVLLLIWRMLLRPAVQELTPRPIAARLPRSWDGSAASGLRETLGLGARGVSWPALGLVVLSLALGVLTHVGWDLFTHAGRGGVDLLPILAERWGPLPGYTWLQHGSSILGLGILAVWSLVWMSRRRPEPVERILPAVVRMGWWVSLPAVLIGTWLVALAALGPLDADFTAAHLAYRVLPPACAVWGLATAALCAVVIGLRRAAHPR